aaagaaGAGAATCTATGCTTTATGGAAAATCAACTTTTTTAATTTGCACATGATTTTTTAATACCGGTTGAACCCTGGTTGAATCCCAGTTAAACCTCAAATTCTTAACCCTTTATCTTTGCCGGTTGTTTGACCGGTCCGATTTTAATAAccatataaaatacataaaaatgatgtataataataataagggttaattttaaaaaataccaTGTGGTTTTGTTAATTTGGATGTGAGCttctatagttttttttttcatttataaatcaataaattttaGATTTATAATGTGAATTTGATTGTTGATAAATCTAAAaatattttaagaatttataatattcaatttttaaattttttagttttgttatttGCTGGTTCCTGCTAATGTTTAAATCAAATAGGAAGTGGGGTGTCTAACTAAATATCTCAAATTCtatattttaaagtgaaaatgtaAACATGGGGTGAAAAATCGTAATCAAACACTCTCTAAGAAAGAGAAAATTAATGTTCATCAAAAATTGATGATGTTGATAAATAAAAGACATTGTTTGAGGAACAAATTTATTctttaaactttttattttgatattattaATATGTTATTATAAATGggaaaaaactttttaaaaaaaccacAGGCACAAAACCatcagtttttttatttttaaattaaccctATTAAAAAATTACATCTAATTATGACTAGAGAATTGTGTCAGATCTTGAGAAATGGCAGATTGGTTTACTTTATTGCCAACCAAAACTCCAATCAATTCCCATTAAATAAGTTTGAAAAAGCTACcaggataaaataaaacaaaagcaAAGTCTGAAGTCTATATAAAGAAAGAAAGTTGAACCTGTATGCGATTCAGGCCTTGTTCAAAACCAAGGACTAACTTAAAAGCCATGTCACCGGCGCCATTCTACAGCTCTGACTCAGACTCAGAGATGGGAATAGAGAAGAGAACGTCATTGCTCGAGGATTTCGTTCAAAGGGCCGGTGGTTGTGCCGTAATCGACGGTGGTTTTGCTACTCAGCTCGAGAAACACGGTGCCGCAATCAATGATCCTCTTTGGAGTGCTCTTTGTTTGATCAAACAACCCGAACTTATCAAAAgggtctttctctctctctcccttctTTCATTTCTCTTTAATATATTCTATTAATggctcaattttgagtttgtatatttgcattttgAAGGTACATTTGGAATATTTGGAGGCTGGTGCACACATTTTGGTCACTTCTTCGTATCAGGCAGGTTTCTCTCTTGTTTGTTTCTATTCATGTCGCAAGCTTAAAATTGGATTTGGGTTATCTTTAGCATCACGGATGCAGAAAAATGATGAGATTCTCAAGCACAAGAATCACTAATTTAACTGATCAttgtttcttcaatttcagAAAAGGGTTTTGGTATAAAATTAAATCTAGCAGAACATCTTGTATGAGTTGATTACTTAATGTTGTAATCATCATTCTGTATGTATATGAAATTTGGTTCTTGTACAATTACTGAAAAAGTATAATCAAATAAGTGGACAATTTCTAAACTTTTGGCTTGATGATGTTTCTCTACTCTGCTGCTACTGTTTTAAACTGGATAACAACTTATTCTTGTAACTAAATGCATCATTATTTGCTTTGCGATGCATTTTCTCTCAAAAGATTGCAGGACACAGAAGTTGGTTTGTACACGTTTTGTGattaaatcacatttttttcccCTAATTTTCAAATTCAGTGTCATTGATAAGCAAGCAAAATGGGTGTAAAGCAGCAggaaaacaattttcaaaatgaCTTGTACTAGAGCTAAATTCATTATATATTTGGTAGATAGTGTGGCTTAAAATTGAACTTTAGTTGTATCCTATTGTGCAGGCTACTCTTCCTGGATTTGTGTCAAAGGGACTTAGTATTGAAGAAGGAGAATCATTATTAAGGAAGAGTGTTAAGTTGGCAGTTGAAGCCCGTGATAAGTTCTGGGATGCTTGGAAAGGAAATACCATTCATGGATACCACCGAGCTCTGGTTGCAGCCTCCATTGGAAGTTATGGAGCTTATCTTGCTGATGGTTCAGAGTACAGGTGGAGCCCCTTAAACtttcatattttgttttgaGGCTTTAGATGACATGGATTCCATAATTCATAATTCAATGTTTTACCATATGATTGGCACAGTGGATACTATGGGCCAGATGTGAATCTAGAAAAGCTCAAGGATTTTCATAGACGCAGATTGCAGGTCCTCGTGGAAGCAGGTCCAGATTTACTGGCCTTTGAGACCATTCCTAATAAACTTGAAGCACAGGTTTGTTGTTCTCCCACTTCTTCTGTGTTGATTGCCATATTCTTAGAGGAAGCTGATTGAATGTGTAAGAGTAAGCATTAGGAGTAAACAAGAATGGGAATTTTCCAGAAAATAGTGTAGCTTATATGGGAAAAAAAGGTTTAGTTTCACACTTAAGAAACAAAGATTTGAACCAGAACACAATGGAATGAAGAAGCTAAGGTGTAATTTTTTGTGTTCTATGCGCATAAAGCATAGACTAGAAGTAGTTGTAAATTATTTAGATGAACTAAGTTGATCAAGAAAGGAAGATTTGTATATGAACCAAGCGAAAAAGCTTTAACCCTGAAAGGACCTGAAAAGAAACAAGAAGAAGATTATCTtccttataagagaaattttattcttttttacaGTCTCATATCTCTATTACCGTGTAGGTTGCAGCTATATGTTGGCAAAACGTTACCTTAATTGAGTagcattttaaaaaatatgtacTATAttgttgctttctagctagaaTTATTGTATGACAAGCGAACTAAAGGGCAAAGGAATTTTACTTTGCTTAATTGGTGAGCTTTTAGCTGTCCCTTTGATGAATTAATGGAATGTTGATCAACCATGAAATATTATTCATTATGTTACAGTAATTTTATTCAAGCCTCTCCAACTGTCAGAATCTCcttttgtttttaaattgcaTCATGATGACATGTTAACAACAATTTCCAGGCATGTGTAGAGTTGCTTGAAGAAGAAAACGTGAAGATTCCATCATGGATTTGCTTCAGCTGCGTTGATGGAGAGAATGCCCCATCTGGTGAGACTTTCAAAGAGTGCCTTGATGTTATAAATAAGAGCAACAAAGTGAATGCAGTTGGAATCAACTGTGCTCCTCCCCATTTTATCGAGACCCTTATATGCAAATTCAAGAAGGTGACCAAGTAAACCTCAACTAAGAGACTAATTAACTGAGAAATCCCAATCTAAACATTTTCCTGAAATTTTCATGTGCAGTTAACCGACAAGTTAGTGGTTGTATATCCCAACAGTGGTGAGATATGGGATGGGAGAGCTAAAAGATGGCTGGTGAGTTCTTTTGCTATTGAATCTGCTCTGTATATAACGTTGAAGTTCTGATTTTTTTCCTTTCTGTGCATTGGAAAAGCCATCAACTTGTTTCGATGATGAGAAATTCGAGTCGTTTGCTGGGCGTTGGCATGAATTAGGAGCAAGCCTAATTGGAGGCTGCTGTCGGACTACACCTTGTACCATTCGAGCCATTGCAAAGGTTGTAAAACAAAGAGACTAAAGTTAGTCGTTGGTCTTCATTCCTTCACCTTCAAGAATAGCTATGATTTATTtccttctttttcctttaatgtAGTTGCTTATGTCTAACCATTTCTTTTCAATCTTGTCTTGTTTGTTAGTCGGTAGGTAATTACATTTTAAAATCTTTAATCAGTTGTTGAAATCGAATCTTCCTATTCTTTTGATTCATTTTATAGAAATTACTGATGCCATTTTGGCTATGGTTATTTGTTTGTGTTATTGTGCAAGTAATGAATGTGATCATTTTATGAATACATACAAGTTTCTGATGAGTTCTAGCGGATCAACAAATAAACCTTTTCGTGGTTGGGTCTCGTCTAAACAAATCATAAAATGAAAGGAAATtactttttgttttctttttctatgCCAAATACTAGATTTGCAAGTCTACTAACGACTGCAATTATATGTAGAGAGTTGCTTGAAGAAGCCACAATGCTTGACACATAAGTTGATTGGTTTGAGTGTTGGTGAGGCTACATGCCTCTTGGTTTTTCCTTAAATTGTTTAAATCCTGCAAACATGTGTTAGAATTACTTTGTTAAGTTACCAAACAACCAATTTGTACTAGTTTCTCATATAGGCCTTAATTGTTCAACTCAAGCCTAAACTTGTTCTATTTCTTCCACAATTTATACATAATTTGATTTCCACTAGAAAGTTAGCTATCGATTCTACAATCTGTTTATTCTTTACCTCATAGTTTTTTATTGTTTAGGATCTCATAAGCTTTCAGAGAATTGGATCATTGGAAGATTATACCATTTTGATAAACCAATTTTCAGTCATTATTCTATAACTCTATCTGCCTCAACTACTGCTTCATGAATTTGGGGCTTTGTGAGTAGAAAAGGATTGCAGCCCCTATTTTAGTAACCAGGAAGgaatgctatattctgaataacCTACTACACCCTTCCATACAGGACAATTATATATTTATCcaattttaatacatttatcATCTATTTCAAAATTACTATGGTTGATAAGCAAcctaatctatactatatataatagcggaagcagagagaaatgaggagaaatATTTTAGAagcctttttgatgagttgtcaacgtagtataaaatcaaaataaaaaagatttaattaattaaaaataagaaatttatatttataatatattaaacaattattaccctattaattaaaataataaaagacaataagagttacaggaagatgaaaaaacacaaagcaaagaaatccaaaagtcacaaataaacttctatataaagcatgatagatagtattccaccattatattcattggtcatgatagatagtattatatttttgaaggtaattattcgatttttttcatatgttgtagttattttgttctcaattgtgttgttttatttttattaaacaatagttgttataattttatctttcagatccatttctgcCGTTATCCAGGTtttatacctctcgctaccttatccatgttttcttttttatttgtcttttttttccaaccgatatctccaattgaagaaatccgacagaaatagaagatgcattgacaactaaaatcgggaaacacaaaggtgtcaaaaattacaagaaattattatgtttctcaaggtaattattcgattttttcatatgttgtagttatttttgctctcaattgtgttgttttatttttattaaacaatagatgttatagtttcatctttcagagatggaATTCCATTTccgtcgttacccaggttccctacctctcgctaccttatccatgttttttttatttgttttttttttcaaaatgactaaaataaggattttgtatatttacaattttttttagtatatgttgctaggtgttatcgtttcgattgttaataactaaaatttagattttcggctttatatgaactcaattgttagttttaattgaagttagattaatttttctaattcggaacctgTTGAAacccactcatttttttagtttgagtttatctaactgatatgaattatattttttttatttttatacattttggtacaaatacaTATAAAGTTTCACccaatagttgttcattgaagttatagacatattgaaaaaaatattaaagatGAATGGAAATGAAGGTAAATtacaatataaattataaattatgttatattattattattattattattattattattattattattattattatcaagaaggtATTTTTTCTCAGTTCtctagacaaagagattgtaagcgtctaatacacttgataagatgtttattcttgaagaatttggattatgctagatacgaattcaaaatgaaggtcaataaaaataaattttgatgctcaaaatcctaaaaatgtacattaattatgagatattgagataattgcttttgcaacattggcttatatagtttttaactattatattgtggtttgtacaaaattgttagtatttcaagactttttaacagatgaaaatgaaacttGATCATATGACAAgttgttgaaaaatattaattaaaaaatattattatttgaatctcttcaaattctcaaatgttgagcataatgattctaattaatagaattaatttcacatattacttataaaacgttttttttttgtactgagtggttacaattgcgatttaattctatttaactaaaattaatttatagacttaatacttcattaagaaaaaaataaaaaaatttaattaatgtaCAAAAagtattttcactctcctctttatatgtttatatcttgacattctctcttattttcagaaaaaaaacgagaggaagatagttctctcctaattatctttttttatcccttcatttttgttttctattcttttgtttgtttttcttacttatgaaattcaagaatatataattattagaaaatattaatgaagtcaactaagtgatatctgcgagtgtggctgatattctatataatgaaataatgaagaacaaattgattgaatgtcttgatgagatattacgagatgaaaataggagaaaacaTCACTTTAAGCttattcaattggatatattgggttattgtagcataaTGAATAATTAAATTCAAATACTTGGTTATTATGAAATTCTatcaagcaaaatgattatcatcaagacGAATTTGTGgctaattcttatgaattttattttttatatgtaacatattgaattaatAAAGTTTTTTCATATGCaatattagaaaagtattgattgtaatagtttatatcataatatattgatgttgcttccattttaacatagattgtaattcttttgtatcgtagatataatatttaattgtagtttaattcaatttttatttaatatagattgtaattcttttgtatcctagatataatatttaattttaattgtagtttaattcatttttcggtttttcattatattctaatatattttttaattaatctcttattttattatcattatttcaCAGAATTCCAGttacataaaaatataaaaatgtattaaaattattaaaaagtacaaatcattgaattttgtaaaaataaataaatcattcacctttaattaaaattctttaaaaaaattcatcaattattttcaaaattaatttaatttaatttgaattatcaataaaaaatatatattaatttcaaatatacataatataaatttttttcataggattatataaaattacttaaaagtaaatatgtcaatttatttatttatctaaattatataaaagttttatatcccgtgcattgcacgggttttcgactagtatcACATAATATGCTCATACAAGGTTAATTCATTcataaaacaataaataaattctaaaataaaataataagaaatagTGTTAGAGTTATTGTCCTAAAAGACAATTTGTtttacaaaatagcatattATCTTTTATCACACAATCAaatttaaatgaaaaaaatcCATAGTTTGTAATCATATGTTTAAGGTGTTCATACGAGATGAAGTAGAATAACCTCATAGAACAATCTAAAATGATTATGAACTTAGTTAGAAGTCATTTACTTAATTCTTTTCAATTTTGAGAACCTGCTTTTCTAGCACGCCCGTAAGAATCCACAAAAGTCAAAGTTGGAATTAGTGTAAATTCTTAAAACAATGTACCAATGAATCTATGTCGCTCTTGCATTTATCATAAAGAAACGACAATGACTCAAACCACTGGACTAATGTGATAGGGTGGTATCTTTCACATATTAGTACTCTATCTATAACGGCCGCAAAAAATAATAGTTacattattatatttttgtttaaaattagaaccttaaaataattaattgaggttatataattaattagttataCAATAAATCAAGTCTATCTAAAATAttaaactaacaaaaaaaaaataatcttaTAGTTAAAGATAATGATGAAAACCGTAGTAGATTTAATGAGTAATTAAAGAGATTATgaaatcttttaaaaaaaagaagatagtattaaataataataattattattattataaatatgcATTCGGTATTAATTGACTCCAATTATCGATGGTTAGTATGTTAAACTATAAAATATTGACTTATTGTTAGGTTCTAAGATGTAAAGtttagaaaattaatttatcggTATGTTTATGACATTGATTCATTTTAGCGACATTTTAGTTATTAACAACAGTCTAAtattaattaaagaaaagaaaatttgaAATGGGCATTACACTATCCTCATAACGGTTATATTACTTTGAATTCacctttaaacattaaaatgaTCCCACATGGAGTGCCAaattatttgtgattttttttttttgtgaaaaatcACCGATTAATTCTAACCTTGTCTTTTGTGGATTTTGCGGGCGTGCCAAAGAATCATGTTTctaaaattgaaattaataattaattccTCACTTCTAACCAAAAGATTGCACCAAGGATcaaatattgaaaaaaaaaatcattttgtcatcgaaccaattgaactaaaagtttaggTTGGTAGTTAAAGGAccaatttatattaatatgagACACACCCGCACATGAATGTCAACTGGGATTGAAGCATGCACTACACAAGCCCATATTAACATATCCTGCAATTAAATCAATAAATGAGTTTGTCAAGATTCGATTGATCGCTTTGTTAAAGACACTATAATACCATATCATGAAATTAACTGAATAAAAAGTTCAGCCCATAGCTAAAGACCAAATTCATATCAATATCTAATACCTTTACTTGATTGGATGGAGGGTTTAGATGGGTTAATAAGGGAAGGGTTAGTAAGCGTTGATAGAAACTCTTGTTTGGGAGGGTGAAGGATTAGTAAAGATTTCTACAAACCCATGTTTAgaacacaaaaaaaattagaagggtAAGAGTTTGGaggggttttgaagggttttttttaagaaatttaaTCCAATTTTTAACCCTCCAATTTGGTGGGTTTGGAATGGTTAGAAATTACCCTTCCTTCCCCTTCCTTACCTTTCCCTACCATTCTCTATTCTTCCTTTATTAACCCTTCCCTACCCTTTATCCAATGTTCATAGCTCCATTGCAAAAGCTTCATTAGCTTTGCAACTGGTACCAAGATGAATTCAGCACACAAGAAttaagaattttttattttatttagttagaaGAGTTTTGATTACAAAAGAAAATTGACAATCTTGTAGAGGTATTGCATTTAATAACAAACTTAACACTTAAAAACTAAATTGAAATCTTggaaacaataaaaagaacttTGAGAACTCTTTTGAAAACGGTTGGAATCTTTGATCGAAACTTGAGTAACAGGTTGGAATCTTGGGAGAGTTGAAAGGAATCTTGAAGAATAGAGAAATAGAAGGTTTGGGAGAAGAGAAGCAGAGATGACGAGGAAGATATAGGGTTAGCGAAgacttttattgttttgttcctttccattgaaaaaaaaatctaagcaTTTTATAGTTGTTTCTATTATAAATATGTTTCAAGGCTAGGCTTAGGTGTGGGGATGGACTAGGTTTCGTAGGTTAGCTCGTGGTTGTGTTCGGATGCATTTGGAGAAATCGGGTGGATCGAAACGGACTCCGGACGAGGACTGGTCTCTGACACGCTGAGTTAGAggttagtttatatatatatatatatatatatatatatatatatatttattattattattattattatttatttttcattctttc
The DNA window shown above is from Euphorbia lathyris chromosome 1, ddEupLath1.1, whole genome shotgun sequence and carries:
- the LOC136235084 gene encoding homocysteine S-methyltransferase 1; protein product: MRFRPCSKPRTNLKAMSPAPFYSSDSDSEMGIEKRTSLLEDFVQRAGGCAVIDGGFATQLEKHGAAINDPLWSALCLIKQPELIKRVHLEYLEAGAHILVTSSYQATLPGFVSKGLSIEEGESLLRKSVKLAVEARDKFWDAWKGNTIHGYHRALVAASIGSYGAYLADGSEYSGYYGPDVNLEKLKDFHRRRLQVLVEAGPDLLAFETIPNKLEAQACVELLEEENVKIPSWICFSCVDGENAPSGETFKECLDVINKSNKVNAVGINCAPPHFIETLICKFKKLTDKLVVVYPNSGEIWDGRAKRWLPSTCFDDEKFESFAGRWHELGASLIGGCCRTTPCTIRAIAKVVKQRD